In Aquila chrysaetos chrysaetos chromosome 10, bAquChr1.4, whole genome shotgun sequence, the following proteins share a genomic window:
- the SLC16A14 gene encoding monocarboxylate transporter 14, with translation MYASREDIGYDFGDDSKVGSKPVKPNPNIDGGWAWMIVLSSFLVHILIMGSQMALGILNMEWLEEFNQSRGLTAWVSSLSMGITLIVGPFIGLFISMCGCRKTAIIGGILNALGWILSAYASNVHYLFLTFGVTAGIGSGMVYLPAVVMVGQYFQKRRALAQGLSTTGTGFGAFLMTALLKYLCIEFGWRNAMFIQGAISLNLCVCGALMRPLSHKDIVSEKYVVRSNSEDNQAKVLSHSAETIKSNGVLSEEPEKKEAATNEEVLDSVQHIEIGGKSRSGRNMYGLRILKTVSQLTVTVRKGFAIWYSSYFGAASLFTNRVFVAFIIWALFAYSSFVIPFIHLPEIVKQYNLSSQNNIFPLTSIIAIVHIFGKVILGIISDLPCISTWNVFLMANFTLVTCILTLPLMQTYVSLAVVCALIGFSSGYFSLMPVVTEDLVGTKHLANAYGIIICANGISALFGPPFAGWIYDITHKYDFSFYISGLLYMVGIIFLLIQPCIQKKQPREKSTEEAQV, from the exons ATGTATGCTAGTCGAGAGGATATTGGATACGATTTTGGAGATGACTCAAAAGTGGGAAGTAAGCCAGTTAAGCCTAATCCAAACATCGATGGAGGATGGGCTTGGATGATTGtactttcctctttccttgtgCACATACTTATCATGGGGTCCCAAATGGCCCTTGGAATACTCAACATGGAATGGCTTGAAGAGTTTAACCAAAGTCGTGGCTTAACAGCATGGGTTAGCTCCCTCAGCATGGGCATTACACTTATTGTAG GTCCTTTCATTGGTTTATTCATCAGCATGTGTGGGTGCCGCAAGACAGCTATAATTGGAGGGATATTGAATGCCCTAGGTTGGATATTGAGTGCTTATGCCTCAAATGTGCACTACCTCTTCCTTACTTTTGGAGTGACAGCCG gcATTGGAAGTGGCATGGTTTATCTGCCTGCAGTGGTCATGGTAGGacaatattttcagaagagaagagCGCTTGCACAGGGACTCAGTACCACGGGAACAGGATTTGGAGCTTTCCTAATGACTGCCTTACTGAAGTACCTTTGCATTGAATTTGGGTGGAGGAATGCCATGTTCATCCAGGGCGCCATCTCCCTGAACCTTTGTGTCTGCGGGGCACTTATGAGACCACTCTCTCACAAAGACATTGTTAGTGAAAAATACGTTGTGAGAAGTAATAGTGAAGATAATCAGGCAAAAGTTCTGTCCCACTCTGCAGAGACTATAAAATCTAATGGAGTCCTCAGtgaagaaccagaaaaaaaagaagcagcaacaaaTGAAGAAGTGCTTGACAGTGTTCAGCACATAGAAATTGGAGGTAAATCTAGAAGCGGAAGGAATATGTACGGACTGCGCATTCTTAAGACAGTGAGCCAGCTGACAGTTACAGTCAGAAAGGGCTTTGCAATATGGTACTCCAGCTACTTTGGAGCTGCATCACTGTTTACCAATAGAGTATTTGTGGCCTTTATAATTTGGGCTTTGTTTGCCTATAGCAGCTTTGTCATTCCCTTTATTCATCTTCCAGAAATAGTCAAGCAGTACAACTTATCTAGTCAGAACAATATATTTCCTTTGACATCCATTATAGCCATTGTTCATATTTTTGGTAAAGTGATACTTGGAATCATCTCTGATCTCCCATGCATCAGCACATGGAACGTCTTCCTCATGGCTAACTTTACCCTGGTCACCTGCATTCTTACTTTGCCGCTAATGCAAACATATGTTAGCCTGGCTGTGGTTTGTGCTCTAATAGGATTTTCTAGTGGCTATTTTTCTCTAATGCCTGTTGTGACTGAAGATTTAGTTGGAACTAAACACCTTGCAAATGCCTATGGCATCATCATTTGTGCCAACGGAATATCTGCATTGTTTGGACCACCCTTTGCAG GCTGGATCTATGACATCACACATAAATacgatttttctttttacatatcTGGCTTGCTATACATGGTgggaataatatttttacttaTACAACCTTGTAttcaaaagaaacaaccaagagaaaaatctaCAGAAGAAGCACAAGTATAG